The segment CAACTGGCACTCAACATACATAATGTAATGATTCGTCATGTTGCCCATCTGCTGAACTCATATTTCATACTGCAAGTTGATCCATTCTGTCATCAGCCGTGTGACTCTATGCTCTGCTTCAATACCCTGAAACCTGCTGTACCGACAGCGGTTGACCTCATGTGGCACGCAGCCTTCGCTCATCACTTTCTATATAGATTTGTATTTACATTTcggaaaataaaatgtatttctttcaGGAGTGTCAAAACTGTTTTCAAGTATTAATTTGAGGTCAATTTCATGCTGCTACTCTACTCATCTGGGAGGgaaatattgtattttttacTCTACTGCAGTTAGTTTTACTTATTTACTCTTAACCTATGATTTTATATACAACACATGAAGATAATACAAAATGATTCATTATAAATTAAGGAAACTATGAGCTAATTAAAACAGGATTTACTTCAACAGTACAATTTATATTCTactgttaagccccgagcctgtttttcaggtctaggctcgaaaatgacattcccagaacaaatgaccatatctttcctcctaaagggttaaattaataatcttttttctcaaagcaaggttacatctgtgagttggatgtagaagtgtcagaatcaatatagatgtttttattttaaagtaaattcagattgaacacagtaaaaaaacgtaaatgattgtgtctgtccaaaaaattaaaattacttatagtgaaaaccacccttgaacgatgggatggtagactaaaagctttaggaatccaaactacaacatataataagtaccctgtatcaagattgatgcaaaacaagtgaaatttgacctttttggagagatttagcaacaaaaaaacacttctggggtcatttgggtggatttgacctatctctggcccccttgctcgattttgctgattgacatctctttctaaccgtcagagccaatggaatagaggggaactcccacatactccttatttagtaatgtgtgtgtgtgtgtgagactgacgcatagccaaaaccggaagctgcgataactctggtggctaccattagcagctaacttttactctccgatgTTTACATataaatggaattatggattataaataattatttcAGTTCCActgaaacattatcaacctatggattaaccgattcagccgcgttttttctcgttttttctcgttttaatgctattgaacaagtcttttgatcagattgacagctacggtgagacgatctcccgtaaaagctccgtaaaggtacgtgttgtgatgtctgagtttgcttcccctgtcacgagTTTGGATCgttcagtgatgatactatatacctaaatgatctgtggaacctcagctttaatcggatatcttgtatgtgcagctatacGAAGtaataataagggtatcttttatcttgagttctgtgccaaagtgcgttagcatttttcgctcaggggtcatttagatgcttcttatgagacttgtgttttgttttggtaaaaatagtttgtgggtcattccagaattggaggacatttcatgtcccccatataaaaaatctaataatccatgcccaaaatgctaaaacatgcacttgttgtgttaaacatacttgtattgagacaaaatgtatataaagttgtagaaaaagtggtttaaaaatattatttaaatgatcaaatagctctcgaacatcccctaaaatggcatttttctcttgtccccgcttcttggtgaccaacttgcatgtcaaatataacatttaaaatagggattttatttacttttgttggtattattctattgatatatgtctcttgtaatggtaaaatcaacttgttaaatcataaacatattttagataacagtaattttgcacagaaggtgtgtccctcaacatgcgttcaaccctgttacccaaacctttttagattggcacaggaagtgaaacaactGTAAATCAGATGACACAGTGGAAGTGACATCAGCAAGCCATGTGCTAGTGCCATGGGtagaccaaaactaagtcctctcttttatttttcatatttttacaatattttcagtcttaaaagagtgtggcactctgacccactcaaccctgttactgatattatcagaataaagcatattcatttcaAAGTTATCTTTCTTGCATTAGATATTCAAGTTTGTCATTGCCTTGAAAGTAGTATTACATGCTACATCTAGCAATAATTCCTGAGGTTAAAGCTCAAattagcattgattttcaaccctgttactataaTTAGAGTAATAGGGGTAATTCTTCATTGGAAAATATTAATTTGATGCCTAGCTGGGCAAATCTTTTTTGTTGatggtttattatctgtttttcctaaatacataaaaaaaattataaaataaaaagttcatttttcaaaaatgttggtgtctaaattgtcctccaattctggaatgacccttgtatcgtcagttagctgagattattcccgttaatctggtataacacattaataggttcttaaatattaagatcccctgagacacagtgtcgtgaaaaacaaaacaaaaggacCCGCCGAGGGGGTCCTTGGGGCTTAGGGGCTATTTTTCTGCCTTGTGGTTTTCTGCATTATTAAAATGATAATTACTGTATCTGAATACTACTAACATTTTGAGCAAATTAAATcgaattgatctcattttacaTGGATGATATTTACCTATGCCCTATTTCCTCCTTCCCATATCTAAAAAATCCAAAGTGCAAAATAATGTAAACATGTATTTCACTCCATGGCAAACTATTAGAATCATAAACTTCATATGCTCACATTAAAGCACACACTTAAACATCATACTTGACAATTATcataaatgtaaaataaaccAACATAAACTAAGTGTCCAGGTTTTGTACTTTCCCTGCAGGTTAGAGTCTCACAATCTGTTGCAACTGCCTGTCCTTGACAAATGACTGTTTTGAGCCGTCCTTGTTTACTTAATAAGTAATGATTACATCGGGGGATTCTGCTCCCCAAATGGCTCAATCATTcgcaagtgactgctgctgaaTCTGATATAAGGAGCGGTTGGAAAACCACAGTAAGTTTTACTTTGTTACTTAGGGAATCTAAATCTTGTATATGGACAAAACTTCTATTATTATTAACAAAAGTCTTATTTTGTTACTCGTGTACATACATTTTACTTTAATGTTCAtaagttttatttttgtttatgttCATGAACATCATACACTGGAAATAATTTGTATGTTTTGCAGTGCTGAAATACCTCGAGATATTTGATCCATTTGATCCATTTGTTATTTTTCTTGATCTTTAACTCTGTGTCCTCTTCTCCTAGAAATGAAGTCCTGGTGTGCCCTCGCTTTCCTCTGCTTTGCATATTTCTTCCATGGCGCTCTCTCCTGTCCGCCACTTTGCAAATGCTACCACAGAAGAGCTGAGGTGGTCTGTAATGCAGTTCCCCTGACAGAGTACCCCTCAGAGGGATTACCGAAGAACACCACCATTCTGACCATCCAGTTTACAAACATCACCTCGATCTCCGAGCAGCACCTAAACGCCACGCCTCGGCTGCGAGGGCTGCACCTGTACAGTAACCACCTGCAGAGCCTCACCCCTCATCTCCTCAGAGGCGTTCCTCTCCTCAACACGTTGGATCTTACAGGAAACAGACTGAGCGACCTGCCTGAAGGCGTCTTTAACCCCGCCCCGCTCAAGGACTTGGTGCTGAAGAATAATCGTATTGAGATGGCGGTGCCCGAGTGGCTCCCTGATAACTGCAGCATCACCTGGTTGGACTTATCTGGGAACAGTCTAACGAAGGTCCCGACTGCTCTGCTTCAGAAGCTGCCCCACCTGGAGACACTGGACATCGCCAACAACCGTCTGGAGAAGATTTTTGCAGATTCTCTGGTCCCACTGACCAAACTAGAGAGGCTGAACCTGCAAAACAACAAGCTCGAAACCCTGGATCCATCCGTACTCCATAGCACCCGTAACCTCACCTATCTGTTCCTCTCTCGAAACAAActcaacaaactcccccaaaACGTATTTCAAGAGCTCACTCAGCTCAGACACCTGAGCCTGGATGACAACCAGCTGAGCCACATCCCTGCAGGTTTGCTGGAGCCCTTGATTTCTCTGGAGGACGAGGGGCTGGACCTGACCAACAACCCCTGGCACTGTGACGGGAAGGTGGAGTACCTCTGGAGGTGGCTtcagaagaacaagaagaaggtCTTCCTGCCAGAGACCATCACATGTTCCCGCCCACAGCCTCTGGCAGGGCGCTCACTAATGTTGCTGACATTAAGTGAACTAAATCTGTGGTCTTAACTTTTTCCATCCTCATACTGGTTACAATCTATTAAATGATATACCCAGTTCAGCTGTCTTATTTTACAATCACTGAAACATGTTCTTTTGTCAATATCCCTAAATGTATTATTGAATATGGTGCGAGTAAAGAAAGCTTCTAAGAATTTCTGTCGATCTGTTAATTGCGCACAAAATAGGTTAAGCCAAATATGACGCAACAGCCACAAGACATTtcgcttagcttagcattaatGCTGTGAGGAAAACTTGGCTATATTTGACGAATTCCCTTACAAACACCATGAGACTTCATCAAATCATCACCATTTTGTATGAGGTTAGCAAACCAGATATAATGTGTGAAGGGAATACTTTGCATACAATTTAAACCACTGTTGACTCGCACTGACAAGAAGCGAGAAGTGTGAGACTGTTAAAGCCAGTGGCGAAACTATCGATGGTGCAACGCACCGGGGCCCAGAGCCGGCAAGGGGCCcatgcaacaacaaaaaattcctttttttatttttttattttgttttaatattctttttttatatatatatatttttggggccccaatggcattcaccggttcacgcagtcttcaaagtaaccaagcaacctaaattaatttgtaatttctctgtccaatgaccttgctcTCTTTCATGTCATGTCACCGTTTAATCAACCTGAACTGTAGCTGGCAGCAGCAAGTTCGGtagcattataaaaaatgtaatagcttgcatttataatttgcagcaaaccaaagcacaagagcggcactcaaaagagaaaggacaagagagaacgtgctgctgaaaaagatttaaacaaactacaagtagcacaaaataaggcagcacgatgtgcactgcagtgctcctacagaaccagtcactgaaatgctggagacactgaaatggttaactgtcagacagaggtcaacttatattttattacattttgtcagaaatattacagtgactcactcaccagatatattatcacaaaggtttatagcgcaatatgcacaacataactatcaaacacgacatacaatagaaggaaggtttgtattagccaaatctaaatcaaatatgggacagaaaacagtcatgtccagagccatgatcagctggaactctttaccggttcacatcattcaggaaaattctcaagtacatttcaaaaggttgctaacatattatttaagtattacaaagtaaatttgaactgtgcctgtggctatgtatgcatatattattatgtacacttatttgtatttacttttgtttggccttaggatggTGATACATTGGATAaccattttagtttcacttaatttcactgtaaatagcatgaaattatgagctgttttgttttaattttgttgtatgtttatgtatgttttgagtgtgtgaggaccccaggaagaatagccaatgctcatgctagtgctaatggggatcctaataaagacataaagacatAAAGAACAAGGAGATGTAATAACTAAACTGACAAAATTAGGCCGTTTTTTATTATACCAACCGGTCTACATGTATGTAGGCCTACCGGCCCATTCCCCAGAGACAAACATCAAGGAAACAGGTTGAATCCTCTTCTTAGTTCGCTGTGCCGTTGTCAGGCTGTGGTGGTCTGAGGCCAGGGCAGGCTGTTGTTGATAGCCTATACATGTGGCGCTTCTGAGTGGTTGTGTATGTCCGTGCGTGTGTGAGCGCATCAGTGTGCGCTTATGTTTGGGGCGATTGGGTGGGGGTCCCAAAACAATATTTGCACCGtggccaatcacaaccttgttacgccactggTTAAAGCAATAGTGTTTTAAATAGGAAGGATATAGCAAGGCATGTTTGTTAGTATGTGACCATACAACTATGCAAATGAATGCTTGTGTGAGGGTTTTGATACATTTTTGCCGTGTGCTGCCCCtaatttactttattttgtCATGGATTTCCTCCCACTTCTGGACATTTCTCCACTGTTGAAACgtgaggaaaaaaagaaaatgttcttccaaaagttcaAGAAAACATAGGGCGAGCAATTGTTATCCAAATGATAATTTTGTGGTTCAAGTATACCTTAAATAAATAAGCTTAAGAGGTGCTGGTATGCTTATTTCTGACGGAGCTGTTTCCCCTTGTTTCCAGTATTTaagataggcaaggcaaggcaagtttatttatatagcacctttcaacacaaggcaattcaaagtgctttacaaaaaacgaaagacaataagaaaatggcatttaaaatcagtcattaggATTAAGATAAGCTAATTAGCTAATGTCTGAAGCCTCACGATGAATTGACAGATGAGTTGAATTGATCTTCCCTATAACTCTCAGCAAGTAAGAAAATAGTCTAGTAATGTCGGCCTGTTAGTTGTGTATGCTCTTTAAAAGTGAAATGTAAACACCAACATTGTGTGATTATTAAAAAAGGATTGAAGGGTCAAATCAAATACCTCATTCATTCTGTTATTTTGCCCGCATCAAAGACACTCAATACTATATACTGTACATACAAATCAGGCAGGAGTGGGAAAAGAAAATattgatttgtgtgtgtggtaaCATCTTTACTTTTGGAAATAACAGAAAAAGTAACCACTCACTGGTTGATGAGCTGGTTTGTTTGCTTGGTTTTGTTTGCCTCTTGCAACATTTTGTTCTGACTCATTTCTGGGAACAAATTCACTCCGCTATAAAACCCAGTCTGTGATCAACAAGAATTCTCCCGTGCCCTTAAGGTAAGAGTGCATTTATGATTTGTTTTACAATGCAGTGATATTACTTGTGACCCTTTGAGAATAATGTTTGCGTGATCCTGTTTGAATCTGCTTCTCCCACTGAATGTTTACTCTGTGTTTTAAAGATGAACCTGTGGATGTTCCTTACCTTCTCTGCACTGGCTGGATGCGCCCACTCCTGCCCCGATCTCTGCTCCTGTTCGGGTTTAAAGGTGGAATGCAGCCAGAGCTCCCTTATGAATTTCCCTGAAGGCGGTTTTCCCCCCTATACCAGTCGAATATCAATCCAATCAACCAAACTCAGCAGTATCACAGCCAGCCATTTGAGCGCTGTGCCCTTTTTAAAAAACCTCCAGCTGTATCACAACAACCTGACAAGCCTTCCTTCCGATCTACTGAAGAACGTTCCTTACTTGAACGAGTTGGATCTGACAGGAAATCAGCTGGTTAATCTTCCTCCAAATGTCTTCAGCCACGCTTCACTTCGGAGTCTTGTGCTGAAGAATAACCTGATTGAGGTTGCTGACGCTGAGTGGGTTCTTGGCAATAGTAGCCTGACCTGGCTGGACTTGTCTGGAAATCTTTTAACAAGTGTTGAAGTCGCTCTGCTTCAGAAACTGGCCAACCTGACGAATCTAGACCTGAGTGACAACAATCTGCAAGACCTACAACCTGGTGTCCTGAAGAACCTGCACCGCCTGGAGACACTGAACCTCGCTGGTAACAAATTAAGATGCTTGAAACCTACAACATTCTCCCACAACGTCAAACTATCAAAACTGTTCTTACAGGAGAATCGTCTCCAAGAGCTGCCGGAGACACTTCTCCACGGTCTTCAGCATCTTCAGCTTCTACTGCTAAATCAGAATCAGCTGCAGTATTTACCCCCGGGGCTGCTGGACAGAAACTCGTCTTTCCAGGTCATCCTAAGCGGAAACCCCTGGGTGTGCGATGAGAAGATGGAGTATCTGTGGAAGTGGCTCACTGTCAATCCTCAGAATGTCTTCTTTTTGGAAGAAGTGACATGTGCAGGACCTGAAGCTCTTAAAGACCGGAAAGTGGTCTCTTTAACTCGCCATGAGCTAGGACTGtaaattatttaaaattagTGATGAAAAAGAGTCAAAATTAATTCTGTTTACCCTTTTACATTTTAATGAAAACTTATttcaaatgatttatttttatgtttgtatgtcAGAAATAAAATTTGCAAATCATTATGTTATTCagcattatttttttatatttattatacttGATCTCTCCATTGGTGGGATATTGTCAGCCCACAGGGTGGCGTGAGActcaacaacaaatacataaaaaagcTGAATTTACTATTTAAGAAACAATTTACCTAAACGATCCCAGACAAAAAATCTATCAAGTCAAACGATGATCGTTAATATATTCTGGTTATATTGATTTGTGATGCACATCATCTCAATGATGGGTACTATAATTCAAAGTATGGACAAACTAGGTTGTTAATCATACTTTTTTAATGGAATGCATGGTCCAAAAAAAGCTGTGATCAAGACATGAAATGGGCATCAGTAGTGTTTAAGAATCGCAACAAATCAAAGCGTTCGGTTTTTTAGTTTCTTCCATTGAGTTCTTAATCCAACGATGCGTCTCACTTGGAGTTGGTTGCATCACAGATTGCTGCATTGTTTCAGTCGTGCCCATTTGTTTTTAATGATGTTGTTCAGCACGTGGGAGTGTGTGGGCAGTGCAATCGATTCTTCGAGCTTACCTCTGCTGGGTGTGTTTAAATctaagtttctctttctttaagTCTTTCTCTCATTCTGTGTTtgaatatacacacacacacacacacacacacacacacacacacacacacacacacacacacacacacacacacacacacacacacacacacacacacacacacacacacacacacacacacacacacacacacacacacacacacacacacacacacacacacacacacacacacacacacacacacacacacacacgtccccAAGCCTTGATCACAGTGAGTGCAACctaaatgtaatttattattgTAACACATTGCCCTGTCTAGAGGCAGTTACTTGTGAAAATGAAATCGTGTTTATAAAAGCTCCCAAAATAGTGAAGCGTAAACTCATAGAGGTGTGATGTATGTCTTTTATTTCACCTCTCTAAATTGTATCCTGGAGGTTAAAGGGTTAGGAAGTGTGAGTAAGATAATTCCTTCTGGTTGGAAACATCTGCTTTGGGGAAAGTGAACCAATAACTATTGCTGTTCTTTTGGGAGAGACATTTAATCTCCATCTTAGTTATCCCCCAGGCTGTGATGTTTTATAAGTGTGTAATGGCACACAGGTTGTTCcttgaataaatgagaatgatTAGTTTGGAATAATGGAGCCGCTCTGGCTCAGTACTGTCAGCTAATGATGACTGACTGACACTGACATCTAAAAGGTCAGGCTAACACTTGGAAATGACTGTGGCCTTTCTGACTTGGTGTTATAATAATTGAGACATTATCCTCTTTGAGTGCTGCTCATTAGCACATATCATATCAGGGCAATAATTATTTGACAAATACGTTTGAAAtacacacatttcatttcatttcaaacctttatttatacagataaatcccattgagatcattgatctctttttcaagggagacctgctcaagtagttccacatgaaacataaaaacataaacagaacaattgTATTATATTCAT is part of the Pseudochaenichthys georgianus chromosome 24, fPseGeo1.2, whole genome shotgun sequence genome and harbors:
- the LOC117440102 gene encoding leucine-rich alpha-2-glycoprotein-like, whose amino-acid sequence is MKSWCALAFLCFAYFFHGALSCPPLCKCYHRRAEVVCNAVPLTEYPSEGLPKNTTILTIQFTNITSISEQHLNATPRLRGLHLYSNHLQSLTPHLLRGVPLLNTLDLTGNRLSDLPEGVFNPAPLKDLVLKNNRIEMAVPEWLPDNCSITWLDLSGNSLTKVPTALLQKLPHLETLDIANNRLEKIFADSLVPLTKLERLNLQNNKLETLDPSVLHSTRNLTYLFLSRNKLNKLPQNVFQELTQLRHLSLDDNQLSHIPAGLLEPLISLEDEGLDLTNNPWHCDGKVEYLWRWLQKNKKKVFLPETITCSRPQPLAGRSLMLLTLSELNLWS
- the LOC117440061 gene encoding phospholipase A2 inhibitor beta-like, whose amino-acid sequence is MNLWMFLTFSALAGCAHSCPDLCSCSGLKVECSQSSLMNFPEGGFPPYTSRISIQSTKLSSITASHLSAVPFLKNLQLYHNNLTSLPSDLLKNVPYLNELDLTGNQLVNLPPNVFSHASLRSLVLKNNLIEVADAEWVLGNSSLTWLDLSGNLLTSVEVALLQKLANLTNLDLSDNNLQDLQPGVLKNLHRLETLNLAGNKLRCLKPTTFSHNVKLSKLFLQENRLQELPETLLHGLQHLQLLLLNQNQLQYLPPGLLDRNSSFQVILSGNPWVCDEKMEYLWKWLTVNPQNVFFLEEVTCAGPEALKDRKVVSLTRHELGL